From Gopherus flavomarginatus isolate rGopFla2 chromosome 7, rGopFla2.mat.asm, whole genome shotgun sequence, the proteins below share one genomic window:
- the RNF2 gene encoding E3 ubiquitin-protein ligase RING2 → MSQAVQTNGTQPLSKTWELSLYELQRTPQEAITDGLEIVVSPRSLHSELMCPICLDMLKNTMTTKECLHRFCADCIITALRSGNKECPTCRKKLVSKRSLRPDPNFDALISKIYPSRDEYEAHQERVLARISKHNNQQALSHSIEEGLKIQAMNRLQRGKKQQIENGSGAEDNGDSSHCSNASTHSNQEAGPSNKRTKTSDDSGLELDNNNTTVAIDPVMDGASEIELVFRPHPTLMENDDSAQTRYIKTSGNATVDHLSKYLAVRLALEELRSKGESNQMNLDTASEKQYTIYIATANGQYTVLNGSFSLELVSEKYWKVNKPMELYYAPTKEHK, encoded by the exons ATGTCTCAGGCTGTGCAGACCAATGGAACTCAACCTTTAAGCAAAACATGGGAGCTCAGTTTATATGAATTACAGAGAACACCTCAG GAAGCAATAACTGATGGCTTGGAAATAGTGGTGTCACCTAGAAGCCTGCACAGTGAACTGATGTGTCCCATTTGTTTGGATATGTTGAAAAACACCATGACAACAAAGGAATGCTTGCATCGTTTCTGTGCTGACTGTATCATTACAGCTCTTAGGAGTGG AAACAAAGAGTGTCCCACATGTCGTAAAAAGCTTGTTTCTAAAAGATCACTGAGACCAGATCCAAATTTTGATGCCCTCATCAGTAAAATTTACCCAAGTCGTGATGAATATGAGGCTCATCAAGAGAGAGTTCTGGCAAGGATCAGTAAGCACAATAACCAGCAAGCTCTGAGCCACAGCATTGAGGAAGGATTAAAGATTCAAGCAATGAACAG GCTACAACGAGGCAAGAAACAACAGATTGAGAATGGCAGTGGAGCAGAAGATAATGGTGACAGTTCACACTGTAGCAATGCTTCGACACATAGCAATCAGGAAGCAGGGCCTAGTAACAAAAGAACCAAAACATCAGATGATTCTGGGCTAGAATTGGACAATAACAATACGACTGTGGCAATAGACCCAGTAATGGACGGTGCTAGTGAAATAGAGCTAGTCTTCAGGCCCCATCCTACACTCATGGAGAATGATGACAGTGCACAGACCAG ATATATAAAGACCTCGGGTAATGCCACAGTTGATCACTTGTCTAAGTACCTAGCTGTGAGGTTGGCTTTGGAGGAACTTCGGAGCAAAGGAGAGTCAAACCAGATGAATCTTGACACAGCCAGTGAGAAGCAGTACACAATTTACATTGCTACGGCCAATGGCCAGTACACT GTATTGAATGGTTCCTTTTCCTTGGAGCTGGTCAGTGAGAAGTACTGGAAAGTGAACAAACCCATGGAGCTCTACTATGCACCAACAAAGGAACATAAATAA